DNA from Bombus vancouverensis nearcticus chromosome 14, iyBomVanc1_principal, whole genome shotgun sequence:
ACTATAATCGTGGCTTATAGTGCTTACTTGAGAACTGTACCGATAGATGTACTGGAACGTCTGGAACTGTTACTTGCATTCGACACTGGTTATAGACGCACGCGTATAATCACATAGAGGCATCCAAATAAATTGTAATGAGTACCAAACTTAGATATGTAAATAATCTTTCATAGTATGCCtcaaattacattttatgtaagAATTTACTGCTCAATAACTTGCCTTTCTTGCCGCCTGAATTCtaaattttgataatttttaaCTACACCAAACAACTTTATTACTTTTCAGTGAAAAGAcaaaaatatctatatataagTGAGTATCTATGTAAGCGTAATACAGAAGTATAGAAGTGTGAGAATAACTTTGTTGAaaagcaataaataataaacttaCATCAATGTATAACATTTACTGCTCTTTGAATATTTACCAAATTCAGCAATAAACTACAAAACAGGTATATGAGCGTTTTTTATTCTGACATAATGAATGATAGATGTAAAGGAATAAAATTGTTACTGTGTCAATCGAAAAAAAGGACAATATAGCATCAACTAATTTTGaccgatatttttcataatcaCAAGGTGTACTTAATAGctaatgttttattaattatcagTTTAAAGAAAAGTAATTCATTTGCAATCACTGAGAATACGAAAGATCTAAGAATTGTGAGCCGGCACTGTGCACGACTGTAATGAAAGTTGGCGATGATAACCTAACtttataatatgtattttactaaaggaaggaaaaaaaatAGGAAACCTTTATAATGATAATAGAGAAAATAAGTATTTAGCTAGTAGCTAGCATAGATCACAATTATgtttgtttcaagttttcttcagcCATTCGTTGGGAATACGTAtacgtattttattaattttgcgCATGCGCACCAACGAAATTCATAAAAAAGGTTGAAGTTAGAATACAAGACGGTATGCATTGATAATGTTCAAGTCTTTTCATCAGGAAAACATTAATTAGTAGAAAAATAAGACGTCGTAAGTTTAACGTAATGAGTGGAAAATCAGGTATAGTGTAAGCAGAAAAATTGTGGATTCAAATAGTCAGGTTGGTTGTGGCTATCGCACGAAATTTAGATCTTTAATGACATAACCTGATGCGCTTGTCAGTTGATTGGTGGATCTAAAATACGAGGTGTATCTTTTATAAAGCACAACAATAATTTATAAACAGTATCGATAAAACTATTTGAGTTTAGCATGTTTTATATCACATGACAAACACGTTTGCGTGTACAAAACATTGGTGTTACTTTCTCACTTCCTCCTCTACCTCCTTCGCCTCTGCCTCCTTCTCCACTTCCTCTTCTTCCGTTCCCTCTCGccgttttttttttatcctttCTTTGGTGAAACTATCTACCATGAGTAGATaaggaattataatctattattGACTCAAGAATATAATTTGATGATTGggtaataaattatatgtttgaaATTCTTGTTTCAGATTTGATATAGTAACAAACATTCCAACGAAATATCAGGGCATAGTTAATGTTGATATATAAGGCATATTTACATACATAAATGCCCTACAACTAAAAGGCGTACAGCTCTACGCTACACCGGTGAGTTCCAACACAAAATATTGCTTGGTAGTACGGCGGACACTCAAAGCCAACTAACCATGTCTGTACAAAGTGTTGCTCTGGCATCTCTCACGGCCACCTATACCGACTCGGAGGGCGAAGACGGGGTGGAAGACGACCTTCAGGAGAATTCGAACACTCCCCAGGGGGCCGCCCCGCATAATGCCCAAGTCGGTCAGCCCCAGGCTTTCACCAGTCCCAAATCTGGCACATCAGCCTCAAATAGTCCCGTTGTTGCACCCAACGTCGGTGGCAAGTCTAGTAACGATTTGTCGAATGCACCCACCTTAGTAACAGATGTGACATCTAAGGTGCAAAGATTGGTTTCATACTTTGATGATGCAATAGTCTCCGATGACGAGGGAGTGGTACAAACACAAATCGATGGACAGCCTTTTGAAAATGGAAGGCCCTCCTCGATTATGGAATGCTCTCCCTCTTGTCAAGGAGAACAGTTAGTTTCAGATAGCGAGGTGGATCCCTATGGCGTTGTTATACCACCAGAGCCATCAGGACAGTGTCCTGTGGAACTACAGGAAAAGATAACAAAACTTTTTAGGAAAATGGAGAGCGGCGGTTTGGATATGAACAAAGTTATACAACAAAGGAAGGATTTTAGAAATCCATCCATTTACGAAAAACTTGTTCAATTTTGTAGCATCAATGAATTGGGTACTAATTATCCTCCTGATAGATTCGATCCATTTAAGTGGGGTAAAGATTCATATTACGAGGAGCTCGCCAAAGTTCAAAAGGCAAAAATGGATAAACTTGAGAAGGCTaggaaagagaaaacaaaaatcGAAATTGTTTCTGGTACAGCTAAGCGACCCAATAGTTCTAGTACAACGGAAGATGAtgctaaaaaaagaaaaagtaaatgGGATCAAGTTGCAACTGGAGCTACTGCCTCGATAAAGCCAACTGTGCTGTTATCTCAACCAACTCTTACCACTTTAACATCATCTGCAACTGGCACCAAAGCAACGGTAATATCTGCTTTTGGATCTTTACCAAAGAAAAGACTGTAACATACCCTGTAAATCACTTGTAAATATTACGTTTTTCGAAAAAGCAACAGTTCATCCTTCATTTAATGTTGTTCCATATAGAAAAGGAAATCGCAGCGGATTTCGCATAAATGTGAATATAATATAGACTCGCATAACATGCGATCATATATTCATATAGCCATACATGTTATCCATAAGATTgatttatcaaatttaattgTTGGTTTTGTTGAACATACCGAATCGACctttcattttatatataatgGGATAAACTGTTTTGAAAGTATATCCTTAGTATGACTTCTGTCAGAATGATTATCGACAAGGATGCATCAAGTCGACAGCTTTCAATCACATATACAGAAAATTATGcaagagaaggaaagaagaaataatATAAACTAAGAAAGAAAGATTTCTTAGAAAAAGAAGATTTTGAAATTCATGAAATGAGAAATAAGGTATTGATCGACCGTTATATTGAGTTTTTTTTGTGCTTTCTTCCTCTATGAAATACTTTTAATTTAAgataaattttgatatttttcgagACATTATTTTACACGTTAATAGTGTCTTACTTAGTGGACTAAAAGGAAGGTATATAGGAGATTTAAAGGTAATAGGAGAAAAACAGATACAACGATAACGTTTATTATGAAGggaatttccttttctttttgtgaatatatttataacatttaggtatttttattttattaatcgacAAATACCAAAATACTGTGTAAAATATGTACATTATAACATGTGTTGCCATtataacgaaaaatttagaaatcaattgaatctttttcaattaaaattatagtgaaaaaattattatttgtaaaaataattgtaaCGAACAAATTCATCCAAATAATTTCAACTAGAATTAGAATTGACTTAGTTTCTTGTAAATCTAAATAAATGGTTATAATGATACTTTTATAAGAAAGATTTGTATGTTTAGTGTCCTGTGCCCGAGTAAAGTAACACAATGAAAGTTATATGCAGTCAATTTCATTTCATGGTTGTCAAGTAGATCAGATCAGatgttaaattatatgtatatataatatgtgaATACGTGTATTCGTAGTGCGAACGTTTGTATGTACAAATTGACCGAGATGCGCAAAGATAATAGATAATAGATATTGGAAGATAATCAGatatagataaaatataattaaattccattttatttcaAACTCTATTGAAACGCGTATGTACACAATATGAGTATTGGATACAAGTGCGGTAATTCGATGCTGTATTTTACGATCTATCTAGGTATATATGTTTTTCACTAATTGTCTATCCGTTCGATCATAATTGTAGTATGATTTTGGATAAAACGTCGATAAATCgttgaaatttcttatttaacacATGTCTCAATTTTAACGAATTTCAAGATCAACTTATAAATTgaagtaaatatttttcagtaTCAAATGCCAGTGTTATTGTTTAcaacaaatatttgaaaaatgtaataatgataataataataatgtaatatattttttatatttatatgtatacatatatatattgatatGGATGTAAATTTTACACATCATGTTTTTAAATTGCATTGAATGATATATAAGATAATGATATTATTTGGGAAGAGTGGCATTTATGGTTTCTGTTTATAATCTTGCTGAGTTTTTAAGTTTCTATTGTACgaacaaagataaaaataaatacaaataaatcaAACAATGTCTCTCTGTTGCGCGTTGTACCTTTAAAAGAGAACGGGTTAAATTAATGGTAACATAGAGATGTTACTAGCTGTTGTACAAAAATCTCCCTTCATGACATAACCTGTTGTGTAATACAAACAAAATCTGctaataatacatattattgTATTTCAAACGATCTAACCGGTCGGAAGGAAAAACAGAGGGTGTAAAGTAAAAGACAAAGACATAGCAAAAgtatattttattgaataacTATTCATTTATAATCAACGTATTTTGAGACAGCCAAGGATAAGCTATAAATTGTATATGATTGAACATGCAATGATACAAGACTTACTAGATACAAATCTTactagaaaattataaaatattgagaTCCAGTTTTAATCATTTCTACATTTTATCAAATGACTGTGGATGGTACTAACAGTAATGAGCAAGTTATTCTTGTAACGGGTGGCTATGATCATACTATCAAAATATGGCAACCTCACACAGGAGTTTGCCAACGAACTGCAGAACACACAGATTCGGTAATCTTctgatatttatggaaatatCATGTGTATATTTTGTCTAAAATTTGTTCCTTCTAATACTTTGCTATTTTTAGCAAGTCAATGCTTTAGACATAACTCCAGATAAATATCTAATAGCTGCTGCCGGATATCAACATATAAGGATGTATGACTTGGTTTCGAACAATCCAAAtccaattattaattatgaaggAGTGTCAAAGAATATTACAGGTTTAGGTTTCCAGGTATTTTATCATTATATTCTGCTGGTATCAATACAAATTTGGAATTTTGTAAGATTATTCTTATAGTTATGTAATAGCATTTATTctaaaattgttaatatagtTTATTATATCTAGGAAGAGGGGAAATGGATGTATACTGGTGGTGAAGACTGTTCAGCACGGATTTGGGATCTCAGGCAAATACAAATAGGATTTAGATACCATGTTAATTGTTtgctacaaaaaaaaaatttgaaaataataaataagtaataataatgatgataataacaataaaaagaataacAAAAATGTTACAGGTCAAGTAGCTTTCAATGCCAACGAATATTCCAAGTGTCAGCTCCTGTAAACTGTGTTTGTCTGCATCCGAATCAAGCAGAACTTATTGTTGGTGATCAAAGCGGTGTTATACATTTGTGGGATTTACGTTCGGATCATAACGAACAATTGGTACGAAAAAGTgtagaaaataatttgttttattaGTAATGGCGACATGCCGATTTTGGTTGACTTTAATTCCAcgcttatttatttaaataattgctcTTTGTACGTAAAGATACCAGAAGCTGAAGCATCTGTGCAAGACGTTGCGATTGATCAAGATGGTACATATATGGCAGCAGTGAACAACAAAGGCCACTGTTATATTTGGACACTTACCGGGGGTGTAGGCGATGAACCTACCCGTCTTAATCCTCGTCACAAACTTTCAGCACACAAACGTTACGCACTTCGATGCAAATTTAGCCCCGATTCTACGTAAGTATATTTCATTAAATAcataatatgataataaaatcatataaaattatgtactatttattgtaattcGTGGTCTCTTTTGATTAGACTTTTAGTGACTACATCTGCTGATCAGACTGCTCGAGTTTGGAAAACTACAGATTTCTCGGAAGTACAAGTACTTCAACATGAGGCAAAACGATGGGTCTGGGATGCTGCGTTTAGTGCAGATTCACAATACATATTTACTGGTAATAAcatactttcttttttattcttttgttaTCACGTTTTTTTGGATTTAATTTCAACATTTGACTTGATTTAGCTTCGTCCGATGGTGTTGCAAGATTATGGAATGTATCAACAGGAGTAGTAGAACGAGAATATCAGGGTCACCAAAAAGCAGTTACTGCTCTTGCATTTCGTGATGAAGTACTTTCCGCTTCTTAAACGAGCAGTACATTTGTTtaaatttttgaataaaatattgttctcatttatatttaataataaggaGGAATGTCGTTTTaacttataatttatattaaactaTTTAATTTTCGTGCTTTgttgtttcttttatttgtgCCTTTTCTTTCCGCTATTTTTCAATCATAGTTACTTCGACTTTATCACGTACGATTTTCCAATGTGTCCATTTCCATCTTTTGATCTTAAAATTTGCACATTTTCAAGCGTATACATAAATCACAACATTACTTTTAAGTAACTACGTAACATTAATTTTatctttaaatataataataaatatgataatgaagataaaattgtaattataattcaAGAAATAAAGCATAAGAGAAAATTACTTTCTCATGATTCCAATTTTGGaaaattttgtttgtttgtttgtttgtttgtttgtttgtttgtgtgtgtgcgcgcgcgtgtgtatgtgtgtgtacatattatatatataatatgtgttaatatatataatatatatatatattattctccTTTTAGCTATTGGAACCTGCATTTTTGTGAGTTTACTCTTAGTAATTATACTTTAAGTACTTTAAATGAAAGGCAACTTTTCTACTTCACCCATTTCTGTGAAAGTTTCATTGTCCATTGTATAACTTAACATAAACTTTAATGATACCGTTTCCTACAAAACGGATTATATCAGGTTAAAAAAAGTCAGtgaatatttcaaatacaaaagaaatattttcattgtttTACCTTGGTAGGATTTGCAATTAGCATAATTTGAGTAATTGCTGATGGAGGCAAGAATGGATTATGACCAGGCAATCCTGTTCCAGAAGGTGGCTGTAGTCTACATTTACATTtctaaaaaggaaaaatattttcagtTCCAAATGttagtaatttaattaattgaattgTAATGATTTGCTAGTTGTATGAACAATAAGAACGACGAAAAGTAATTAgatgaatattaaaaacataCTTTTGGCACCACTGCTTGAAACAAGTAATTGGTAAGTGGCTTCAAATTCTTACTCATTGTTGTAATCACTACGACAAACACATCTTGCCTTGGATTGTCCCGAGCAAAATGGAGCACAACAGATATACCATTCTTCTCTTCGATTACTGTCATAGGCGGATTAATACCTATTGAATAAACAATAAAACGAACAGTTTTATTTTAACCGTTACTAACGTGTCTCATTAAATATCGGGCATTGAATAAGAGGTATAACATCGTACTCTGTCTTTAGGCAAAGATATAATGTACTTTTATGATAATATCAATAGATGCAAAAGAACAGGAAACAACAATTTACCTGGTTTAATATCTTGAAGGCTAATGTTAATGTCTGTCAATGGTTTAATCTCCGGTTCGGGACTAACTGAGTTTTCCGTCGACGGTATTATTGAAGCAGCATCCCATACACTTGATCGATTGTTACATCGGTTCGTTTCTATCTTCTCATTTGCATTAGATTCGATGGTTTGAGGATTAGTATCATCGTGAGATGGAATGTTATCGCTTAACTTAAGATGAATATCAGACAGTTTGTCGTTTTTTACACTTGTAGTATCCGACAAATTAGGAAAATGTGAAGAACTGCTGCTACGAGGGAAGGTCGTTGAAACGTTTGAAAGGTTTGATATTTGGTGGACGATTTATACTTTGTTTACTattttttgtagtttgtttactactactactactaaacGCCGTAATTGTATATAATGGAACTAATTAAAGAGTATAAGTACGTTTTACCAACCTTCCTAACTTTACACGTGAATTCGATACTATGCCTGATAAGCTTTGCTTAAGCAAAGACTCTCCCAATTCGTTCAATTCCTCCAGTGCTTTTGCTTTACTGTCAATTTTCTTTTCAGATGTGTTGATTAATTCATCTGAAAATGGAATGTTACTCACCATTTGTTCGTTTATTTAATCGATCAAATTCATTATTAAAAACGCTCGATTTTTTCAATATATCAGCGTTATTCAATCGATAGAGCATATGTGTCAGATATTTTACATTCACGgaccttttttatttttaggtaAAACATTAATTGGCTGCATGACTGATTCGATCATTAAGAGATTTGCGTCAGAAACCGAAGAGATTTCTGAATCTTCAGACTTTCCTAGTGAACTGAAGATATCTCCTAAAACTTCCATATCTGACTGATGATTTGTGGTCATTGCGTTTACACCATCACTTTCAAGAGGAACATTCTCCATTGGAGAAGATAAATCTAATAAATACGGACTGATATCGGAGTCTATTTTAGGCTTCACACATTTACCATGAACTATAATAGCGGTGTACTTCTCAAATACTTGTTCCAATTCATCACTTGCAGCAAGTACATCACCTATTAGATTATTTAAACATGATACGGCTTTAAAATTCCGactaataattataacgtaagtTTTTACATTTTATGCTCAAGTTATTAACTTGATATTAGTAAAAGTTGAATGAagaaatgattttttaatagaCAAAGAAAGTAATTCGTTAAATTAAGTTAATTCGTTAAGTTAAGTAAATTCGTATTCGTTAAATTTCTTTAAACGAATTTCGATAAGATACTTACTAAGCATTCCTTCGTTATCTTGGGTTTCATTTGCTAATCTGAGCACAATTGGTTTTAATCGTTCGCAAGCCTGATATAATTCTTTCATTAATTCAAGATCTTCCGTACTAGTTTCATTACAGTTATACGAATCTAACATTTCTGATAATAATTTTGCATTGTTATGAACAGACTCTAGCTCCATTATCCTACGTGAATTTAATTGTACTCTTCTTTCATCCTATAAAATAGTAGTTGATATATTTTGCAAAACtactattttacaatttttcaaataCATATTACACTTACCTCTCTCACCATAGTTTTAATTAATCTATTTGCAGCTTGTAAATCATCAGGATTTTTACTTTGCAACAATTTCTGCAGCAATTTAGATTTCTCTTCATCATCAAATATCGTACTCTTAGTTTTTAATGCTTTCAATCCTTCCTCTTGAGCATTATTTAAAGACACGGAATCATCCTGAATACATGTACAATTTTCACATCTTAagaaaagattgaaaaaaaAGGAGACTAAACTCTCTGTCAAAAATAATATATGGAACTTACTTCTATAACACCCTGTTTTTTTAACATTTCATAggcttctttaatttttaattcttttggaTACTCCCTTGTCCATGTATGTAACAACTGTAATACTTTTTGGCGCACCATGGCTGGCGTTTTACCACCTAGATACTTTGGTGAAACTAAACGAatcatttcatttaaaaaacgaAATTTACCAACTTCTGCGTGAAAAGACGGCCCGCATCTATTCATACATGTATCTAGTAACtgtaaaagtaattaaaaaccaaaaacaacatataagaatgataaaacTTATACTTGTGCAATATGTATGTTGGTTTACTACCAGAgattatcttttaatttaaatttatattcaaaaagTATCAAATACTAAACAATAAGcaataaatcaaataaaacaatcaaaataaaaTGACTTCTACTtcctatatgtatacatatatgcatacatatatacaggtTTTCTTTAGaataactttaaataaataaaataatatgaaatggaataattttacatctgAATTTGTTATGCAACAGAAATTTGACAAAGAAACTTACAGCAAGAGCTTGAAGTGCTTCAGTCTCGTTAGATGATTGAATACGCAGTGCTAATAATTTAGTGCCAATTTGAATACCTTCTGCTTCTTTGGTGAGCATCACACAGAATGCTTCGGTTGCAGCTATATCAGGTTTTTGATTTTGGGGATTTGTTACCCTTTCTACAAAAAAgataagaaagaaggaaaaaataaaagaagaaaaaaagatatatttaataaattaaccaCAACTGAATATCTATAAAATGGACAGTCTTTGTTACTATAGACATTTCtagacaataaataaatatatggtaTCTTAACTTACGTATCAGGGCTTCTAAACTTGTTGTAACAACAACATCCATTTCTATAATTTcctttaaatttctttaaattcacGCGTTTTAGGTTACATGTGTTTATTTGATAGATAATACGAACAAAGATTTGACAGATACCATTTTGAGCTTTTCCTCGCAAACAGCAATActcttaaaattaaatataatatttcttgaTAAGAGAGATTCCACATTTACAATTgttatcttattatattttgGTTTTTCTGCTATAGTTacgtgaaaatattaaaaaaaaaaatagtatttCATTAAGTCTAGAGAAGTCTTAGAGGCAAACAGCTGTTCGCAGTGTAAAGTATAATTCACTGTGGAATTCTATTCGTAGTTCTTGTAAAACTGACATGAGAGGCGCTTTAATAAATGTTGCTTCGTTGCACGCAATATCGAAAACGAAAAGACATTTCAATCGAGAATTCTCGAATCTTGTTATCCAgtatgtacgtacgtacttGCACGATAGAAAAAATAGGAAAGAcctataataattaaaataaaatataacattacgaattcttcataaattttcattacagtTTCATCATACATAGAGTTTCATCGTGTTCGTGAGTAATGAAATGGTTGATTGGCCCTCGATTAATATGCATGTACAGGGTGGTTCAGGTAAATGAGATTACTTAAATATTTACCTTATTTGTTATATCGTTGTATGGAAAAATTTGTCAGGAAAAAGTTACATTATTTCAGGAACCACATATAACGTTGGAAATAGTTTTCTCTCATGATCATTTCTTTTTTACAGGATTTTAAGGTCATCAATATTCTTTTAAGTAGAACCTTAtatttattttccgatatttttGTAAAGCATGAAAAAACAAATACAGTTATCTTAATAATTATATCGTTATCATCACTTAATCTTGAAATATTTGCGTctgaaatatacataatataatacatattttattatgtcCAATCAACAggtggtaaaattaaaaaatccaaaTTTTTCGGCTCCTaggaagaattttttaatttcgggGAGAGCTCAAATGAAAGTTTAGAACGTAAGGAATTAATCGAGATAAgttctatttaaatattctccCTGGTTTCTTAGTCATAAGGTACGATCGTGGGTTAGTATTGACTTtaatcaaatttattaatatgtgGTTTTTTCTTCTTAATTAATAATAGTCGTGTTAGATAATAAGACAAACATGAGAAAACCATTGAGAAACTCACAAGATTATATctagaatttatttaaattctgatTCTCTTCTTACATAACCTATCATGTTTAATCTAATATTTGTGGTTtcaagaaattattaaatattcttgttCGTGTCAATTTTGTaaagatattttttactttacttgatatgtatatttcataaatattattgcaatgaaattaaaaaaacgttgtaataataataaaaacagTAGTGATGATCATTCCCTCAGAATCTGAAGCAGAGGAATTAGGAAGGCCAAGCAGatctataaaaatgaaacatataaaaatgcatatagaagaagaagaatttgaAGATGATGAGCTTACTGATGCAAAAAGTGAAGCTGGTGGAAATGCCGGATGGGCAGATGCTATGCAAAAAATT
Protein-coding regions in this window:
- the LOC117156312 gene encoding SAP30-binding protein isoform X2 — its product is MSVQSVALASLTATYTDSEGEDGVEDDLQENSNTPQGAAPHNAQVGQPQAFTSPKSGTSASNSPVVAPNVGGKSSNDLSNAPTLVTDVTSKVQRLVSYFDDAIVSDDEGVVQTQIDGQPFENGRPSSIMECSPSCQGEQLVSDSEVDPYGVVIPPEPSGQCPVELQEKITKLFRKMESGGLDMNKVIQQRKDFRNPSIYEKLVQFCSINELGTNYPPDRFDPFKWGKDSYYEELAKVQKAKMDKLEKARKEKTKIEIVSGTAKRPNSSSTTEDDAKKRKSKWDQVATGATASIKPTVLLSQPTLTTLTSSATGTKATVISAFGSLPKKRL
- the LOC117156312 gene encoding uncharacterized protein LOC117156312 isoform X1; the encoded protein is MSVQSVALASLTATYTDSEGEDGVEDDLQENSNTPQGAAPHNAQVGQPQAFTSPKSGTSASNSPVVAPNVGGKSSNDLSNAPTLVTDVTSKVQRLVSYFDDAIVSDDEGVVQTQIDGQPFENGRPSSIMECSPSCQGEQLVSDSEVDPYGVVIPPEPSGQCPVELQEKITKLFRKMESGGLDMNKVIQQRKDFRNPSIYEKLVQFCSINELGTNYPPDRFDPFKWGKDSYYEELAKVQKAKMDKLEKARKEKTKIEIVSGTAKRPNSSSTTEDDAKKRKSKWDQVATGATASIKPTVLLSQPTLTTLTSSATGTKATKRKSQRISHKCEYNIDSHNMRSYIHIAIHVIHKIDLSNLIVGFVEHTESTFHFIYNGINCFESISLV
- the Lst8 gene encoding MTOR associated protein, LST8, with the translated sequence MTVDGTNSNEQVILVTGGYDHTIKIWQPHTGVCQRTAEHTDSQVNALDITPDKYLIAAAGYQHIRMYDLVSNNPNPIINYEGVSKNITGLGFQEEGKWMYTGGEDCSARIWDLRSSSFQCQRIFQVSAPVNCVCLHPNQAELIVGDQSGVIHLWDLRSDHNEQLIPEAEASVQDVAIDQDGTYMAAVNNKGHCYIWTLTGGVGDEPTRLNPRHKLSAHKRYALRCKFSPDSTLLVTTSADQTARVWKTTDFSEVQVLQHEAKRWVWDAAFSADSQYIFTASSDGVARLWNVSTGVVEREYQGHQKAVTALAFRDEVLSAS
- the Gga gene encoding ADP-ribosylation factor-binding protein Gga isoform X2; translated protein: MDVVVTTSLEALIQRVTNPQNQKPDIAATEAFCVMLTKEAEGIQIGTKLLALRIQSSNETEALQALALLDTCMNRCGPSFHAEVGKFRFLNEMIRLVSPKYLGGKTPAMVRQKVLQLLHTWTREYPKELKIKEAYEMLKKQGVIEDDSVSLNNAQEEGLKALKTKSTIFDDEEKSKLLQKLLQSKNPDDLQAANRLIKTMVREDERRVQLNSRRIMELESVHNNAKLLSEMLDSYNCNETSTEDLELMKELYQACERLKPIVLRLANETQDNEGMLSDVLAASDELEQVFEKYTAIIVHGKCVKPKIDSDISPYLLDLSSPMENVPLESDGVNAMTTNHQSDMEVLGDIFSSLGKSEDSEISSVSDANLLMIESVMQPINVLPKNKKDELINTSEKKIDSKAKALEELNELGESLLKQSLSGIVSNSRVKLGSSSSHFPNLSDTTSVKNDKLSDIHLKLSDNIPSHDDTNPQTIESNANEKIETNRCNNRSSVWDAASIIPSTENSVSPEPEIKPLTDINISLQDIKPGINPPMTVIEEKNGISVVLHFARDNPRQDVFVVVITTMSKNLKPLTNYLFQAVVPKKCKCRLQPPSGTGLPGHNPFLPPSAITQIMLIANPTKETVSLKFMLSYTMDNETFTEMGEVEKLPFI
- the Gga gene encoding ADP-ribosylation factor-binding protein Gga isoform X1, producing the protein MDVVVTTSLEALIQRVTNPQNQKPDIAATEAFCVMLTKEAEGIQIGTKLLALRIQSSNETEALQALALLDTCMNRCGPSFHAEVGKFRFLNEMIRLVSPKYLGGKTPAMVRQKVLQLLHTWTREYPKELKIKEAYEMLKKQGVIEDDSVSLNNAQEEGLKALKTKSTIFDDEEKSKLLQKLLQSKNPDDLQAANRLIKTMVREDERRVQLNSRRIMELESVHNNAKLLSEMLDSYNCNETSTEDLELMKELYQACERLKPIVLRLANETQDNEGMLSDVLAASDELEQVFEKYTAIIVHGKCVKPKIDSDISPYLLDLSSPMENVPLESDGVNAMTTNHQSDMEVLGDIFSSLGKSEDSEISSVSDANLLMIESVMQPINVLPKNKKDELINTSEKKIDSKAKALEELNELGESLLKQSLSGIVSNSRVKLGSSSSSHFPNLSDTTSVKNDKLSDIHLKLSDNIPSHDDTNPQTIESNANEKIETNRCNNRSSVWDAASIIPSTENSVSPEPEIKPLTDINISLQDIKPGINPPMTVIEEKNGISVVLHFARDNPRQDVFVVVITTMSKNLKPLTNYLFQAVVPKKCKCRLQPPSGTGLPGHNPFLPPSAITQIMLIANPTKETVSLKFMLSYTMDNETFTEMGEVEKLPFI